From Nicotiana tabacum cultivar K326 chromosome 22, ASM71507v2, whole genome shotgun sequence, one genomic window encodes:
- the LOC107795320 gene encoding uncharacterized protein LOC107795320 isoform X2: MAAENEERVLRKRKRKIDGGTHRKLGIDQKVEVRSVDDGFWGSWHVGAVIGCDDLVRQVKYDHLLSDDGSGNLVEFVTVSPMVDGVTPADQKPVHYRGLIRPLPPPCEFSRWHLHYGQCVDLFYQDAWWEGVIFDHEDCAVERKIYFPDMGDEMKAQVDKLRITQDWDEVTEEWEPRGSWMFLDVIDEIEHLHPLLVSVKQIWYEVQLKKDYENLKEWTSSLRGIWRNLVKEVVHDNTKLAIKQFFSELNSSQDFVERGRLLEVSEVTLEAKLNLETYFDNSNAPVTEATCKLDTAGMRPMDPNVSHLQPVVKQFVSKGFAPSKKDVQLCVNDVCRSVPLSQKEELSVSSHSFSVLPPPNDDFAGILSSTKGEPLTCTNFKRRRGRPTTKKKRFEGQPPADEPDFCPDAIAKYMPSMSSIKKFKKHLLFLGWKFELVMDYGIIRKRYIAPNGKICQSLSQVCQVLEESKSCELVPPVEQRNLYGSPDKSPCAARPPTRSEVPELPSPSEETTIVPEICPQAVIDYCSPKSLDSAAYWKSYKHGVRIGDTSLKAKKHLAAIGWKIFFAGKKDRKLRYCSPEGKLFASLRKACRWCAQKWEAESHLPEKMSSPSTAMEFKSNSSPAKNSCEKLPVGTSPTSLLREPLQNGKVKFCRMTKPRKKRKHDDEKDIHISGLPVSKGKKSWPSLKKGNGIGPHPSACVMRSIKRTRQAAPSSSSHKTSRTVLSWLIDNNVVLPRTKVLYCAKKYGNPIADGQITREGIKCNCCQNIYGLRNFETHAGSSCHRPSANIFLEDGRSLLECQLQMKRKQSLKNTRKEPRAVKKGSRFSTNDYICSVCHYGGELILCDECPSSFHPDCLGMKEVPDGDWFCPSCCCKVCGDSGFDTNRNHFTDNNVLICCQCEHKYHVRCVKGPGKLDNYPEGNWFCNKSCELIFLGMHHLLGKPVIVGDDNLTWTLLKYIEPDDSVSDNVDYESSVENYSRLSVALDVMHECFEPVKEPHTRRDIVEDVIFSRWSELNRLNFQGFYTVLLERNDELITVATVRVYGEKVAEIPLVATQFQHRRLGMCRILMNELEKKLMELGVERLVLPAVPAVLDTWTASFGFSVMKESERVNFLDYTFLDFQGTIMCQKILQKNHSVVSSVLTEAQQTHSDNTNNKDNVDLDDNTAVSEVFQAKQVEGCATVDQGSMESRIF, from the exons ATGGcggcagaaaatgaagaacgagtcTTGAGGAAAAGAAAGCGCAAAATAGATGGAGGAACTCATCGGAAACTGGGTATTGATCAAAAAGTTGAG GTGAGGAGTGTTGATGATGGGTTTTGGGGTTCGTGGCACGTGGGTGCTGTGATTGGTTGTGATGATTTGGTTCGTCAAGTTAAATATGATCACCTTCTGTCAGATGATGGTTCTGGCAACTTGGTTGAATTTGTGACTGTTTCTCCTATGGTTGATGGGGTAACTCCCGCTGATCAAAAGCCAGTCCATTATCGTGGTCTAATTAGACCTTTGCCACCTCCATGTGAATTTAGCAGATGGCATTTACATTATGGACAGTGTGTAGATTTGTTTTATCAAGATGCCTGGTGGGAAGGTGTGATATTTGACCATGAAGACTGTGCTGTGGAACGAAAAATTTACTTTCCAGATATGGGTGATGAAATGAAGGCTCAAGTGGACAAACTGCGTATAACTCAAGACTGGGATGAGGTTACAGAAGAATGGGAGCCTCGTGGTTCTTGGATGTTTCTTGATGTGATTGATGAGATTGAGCATCTACACCCCCTTTTAGTCTCAGTCAAACAAATTTGGTATGAAGTGCAGCTGAAAAAGGATTATGAGAATCTTAAGGAGTGGACTTCATCTTTGAGAGGTATTTGGAGGAATTTGGTGAAGGAAGTTGTGCATGATAATACCAAGTTAGCTATCAAGCAATTTTTTTCTGAACTGAACTCCTCACAGGACTTTGTAGAGAGAGGTCGATTGCTGGAAGTTTCAGAAGTTACCCTTGAGGCTAAACTGAACCTTGAAACATATTTTGATAACTCGAATGCACCTGTTACTGAAGCCACTTGCAAATTAGATACTGCAGGCATGCGGCCGATGGATCCGAATGTTTCCCATCTTCAACCTGTTGTTAAGCAGTTTGTTTCAAAGGGTTTTGCGCCTAGCAAAAAGGATGTTCAATTGTGTGTTAATGATGTTTGTAGGTCAGTTCCTCTTAGCCAAAAAGAAGAACTGTCTGTATCATCTCATTCTTTCTCTGTTTTACCTCCGCCTAATGATGACTTTGCTGGTATTTTGTCCAGTACCAAAGGTGAACCACTGACTTGCACGAATTTTAAGCGTCGCAGGGGGAGACCTACTACAAAAAAGAAGAGATTCGAGGGGCAACCCCCGGCAGATGAACCTGACTTTTGCCCTGATGCAATTGCAAAGTATATGCCATCTATGTCCTCGATAAAAAAATTTAAGAAGCATCTCTTGTTTTTGGGCTGGAAATTTGAACTCGTAATGGATTACGGAATCATTAGGAAACGTTACATTGCTCCTAATGGAAAGATATGCCAGTCACTTAGTCAAGTTTGCCAGGTGTTGGAAGAGTCAAAATCTTGTGAGCTGGTTCCCCCAGTTGAACAAAGAAATTTATATGGATCACCTGATAAGTCTCCTTGCGCGGCAAGACCACCAACACGCAGTGAGGTGCCTGAATTGCCATCTCCTTCTGAAGAAACAACTATTGTTCCTGAAATCTGCCCTCAAGCTGTAATTGACTATTGTTCTCCGAAATCTCTAGACAGTGCTGCCTATTGGAAGTCCTATAAACATGGGGTGAGGATAGGGGATACATCCCTGAAAGCTAAGAAACACCTAGCTGCAATTGGATGGAAAATCTTTTTTGCTGGGAAGAAAGACAGAAAATTGCGATACTGTTCTCCTGAAGGAAAACTATTTGCCTCTCTTCGAAAAGCTTGCAGATGGTGCGCACAGAAGTGGGAAGCTGAAAGCCACTTACCAGAAAAAATGTCTTCTCCATCAACTGCTATGGAGTTCAAGAGTAACTCTTCACCTGCGAAAAACTCATGTGAGAAGTTACCAGTTGGGACATCTCCTACCTCATTGTTAAGGGAACCCCTTCAAAATGGTAAAGTCAAATTTTGTCGCATGACCAAACCAAGAAAGAAGAGAAAGCATGATGATGAAAAAGATATCCACATAAGTGGCTTGCCTGtatcaaaaggaaaaaaatcttGGCCTTCACTCAAAAAAGGAAATGGTATAGGACCTCATCCTTCGGCCTGTGTGATGCGATCAATCAAAAGAACTCGGCAGGCggctccttcttcttcctctcatAAAACATCTCGAACAGTTTTATCCTGGTTGATAGACAATAATGTGGTTCTGCCACGTACTAAGGTACTATATTGTGCAAAGAAGTATGGTAATCCAATAGCAGACGGGCAGATAACTCGTGAAGGAATCAAATGCAATTGCTGCCAAAACATTTATGGTCTTCGTAACTTTGAAACTCATGCTGGAAGCAGTTGTCACAGACCTTCAGCAAATATATTCTTAGAGGATGGAAGGTCTCTTCTTGAGTGCCAACTGCAGATGAAACGCAAACAGAGTTTAAAAAACACCAGGAAAGAACCACGTGCTGTGAAGAAGGGTAGCCGTTTTAGCACGAATGACTATATATGTTCCGTATGTCATTATGGTGGTGAATTAATTCTATGTGATGAATGCCCTTCTTCATTTCATCCTGATTGTCTTGGAATGAAG GAGGTTCCAGATGGTGACTGGTTTTGCCCATCATGCTGTTGTAAAGTGTGTGGTGATAGTGGATTTGATACAAACAGAAACCACTTTACAGATAACAATGTTCTAATTTGTTGTCAGTGCGAACATAAGT ATCATGTTCGGTGCGTTAAGGGTCCTGGAAAGCTGGATAATTATCCTGAAGGAAATTGGTTTTGCAACAAGAGCTGTGAGCTG ATATTTTTGGGTATGCATCATCTTTTGGGAAAGCCAGTTATAGTGGGGGATGACAACCTAACTTGGACACTGTTGAAGTATATAGAACCTGATGATTCTGTTTCTGATAACGTGGATTATGAGTCCAGCGTGGAGAATTATAGCAGACTTAGTGTTGCTTTGGATGTGATGCATGAATGTTTTGAACCTGTCAAAGAACCTCACACTAGGAGAGATATTGTAGAAGATGTTATCTTTAGTAGATG GTCAGAGCTAAACCGCTTAAATTTTCAAGGTTTTTACACTGTCCTTTTAGAAAGAAATGACGAACTGATTACAGTAGCGACTGTAAG GGTTTATGGAGAAAAGGTGGCAGAGATCCCTCTTGTTGCAACACAATTTCAGCATCGCCGACTTGGAATGTGTCGCATTTTAATGAATGAGCTCGAAAAG